A stretch of the Aphis gossypii isolate Hap1 chromosome 2, ASM2018417v2, whole genome shotgun sequence genome encodes the following:
- the LOC114125879 gene encoding E3 ubiquitin-protein ligase hyd isoform X4 translates to MSSLQFIVHPAPGTDDQLNDRFKEVSERLNRSILGNTSSYPVLSNIKSPIKQIVVGPYHIGLLFEDGRVARIPFTVLAERLDLSRSTGDANKLPSKSSSGNSGGGGGGGGGNLSSATRHLTRRARIMRSGTFRGTSRSSGSGVIMSSGSSSGRPVMPAQFVPEELVAQAQVVLQGKSRNLIIRELQRTNLDVNLAVNNLLSRDDEEGDGEIEEVNGPGGDSYVPEDLMSLLDGGGFHSDHSVIIDADAIFSEDMFSYSSSRRNGARRLGERERVSNSANDSTSSDRNSGPSDRDSFTRWRDRHCYGQQQHRQRQQQWLEGALRDSAWDKDTDSKKKDSNVGPYEFSADSKKKDSNTGNPLWLSNDAEYWPEPNVKFIQIAAIHSELIALSAEGQLYQWKWEDSDPYKTLDNNVHHPKTTALGLTNEKVVLLSGTIIRVSVVTESNKVATWMDESLTHAATASKLEHPAQLYSEFVVDHIISIHTCPLYTLARLESGALYWWGVLPFNQRRKIWDKYRTKARKQKTNNLNSDIIVGSQVCMKNSPLYQPGAIGITLYGGEPKIGQLLNSAWTYADVCRFQILTPPQIFQSQNINSSSSKSCSPIEKSKETADRIDMPPPPSPASSTCSETGSTVQSSKRTKRVTMKGLEDDKNIEEDWPLKDVVFVEDQKSLPIGRVVHVDGSYAAVKFPCVSKEIISGIFPKDKEPNTSVNDDVVTNIIKMLDQNEVRLMKKDDLQVCKVAVASKVPDCFQRTPRRINIPTDNGNQILTLTIDGQGVHAIVKNGSKISYIKFNVTSGKIEQDSPFPVDASALIGLNPDNMQIICTAESKDNICILRDGNRTIYPLAKDSTDSMREPQWLDLGPVRCMGIGSYTVTSPHVKAVAAIIVLDVEQQILMSRILKPNLESVKLLIQQLSLEIDNGVLLSQILAERCDGNRNLLHACVSVCAPISNKESEEGDNVSNQPNTNVDTLNVIQKAFGVRSTLSLREMMRRASAVVRSSNTNNTSESEPMEMNDEAPPPGTVPEPSSWHEPVNATTQSNPVLPNEEETIQPTPPINPNTERRNNALAILRLLCESSVFSPHLLDLLTAKDAQGLTPFMLAVTVRAYPAAIILLDTIHRVVSKVVLPPNIFEMQGTSSTEQEHAIKNVMSAWRSSVAGTGSNPTSSCKVPPEIPPQPVPLCKKTPNYELPAYWSSSLCTLAHSPPPPPPPPPPSQQQPNDFSKGYFPLPPPPPPLSIYKTHIWYTERSLYRESDSEKIQKAKEVLASMVYPTGSNPDYSPLHVICCNDTCSFTWTGAEHINQDIFECRTCGLTGSLCCCTECARVCHRGHDCKLKRTSPTAYCDCWEKCRCKALVQGHQASRTQLLNRLVNETDLVTHYNSRGESILLFLVQTVGRQSNEQRQYNRSSRQRAASRKTPSSDIEMDMPDHDLEPPRFSRKALERLLNDWPAVKAMIMSGVKNDSESKLTTDQSCLKNQSGTTFLDKFMHCLLFKCSNEGMNAFLMIDAVVTTILKEMHNPLSNSAEVNSIARRFIRSVIRVFVVYSVELAPQNNKRRMLHSSSSPFTRAKRIFQSMIKLSVDELCETAESLIAPVRLGVARPTAPFTLSTNYTPDIQSYEEIFFVEPMAPNNMNMSDQIEGTNVHRQSQNDQPPIDIELEDEMADNNDGEGSDPEDVMGSVLESHVRLGQNSISDSNQQGPVDPESDTEDMLVETDSDSDQSNQDGGGQRSVQTGATAGSDTDDESGESTQQEDGEESEAGETDELDAEEFLVSEDQLERRATTSGQGHRTNLAPQSMQWAIRNRDTATRTATGFRVASGNSLVFIDPTSLRRSAVAAVSNSTNNSGNGSNNAAAAAAAAVASAAAGLNDSITMATTASSLARAFAIVIRQISDLLVSSMHEPPPTLSVPTRVSVAETYDLQIIIEKSLKPTWDWLMAIMDSTEAQLRFGASLTQSSDPQHPRHPLHSTTTANTTNTMPSTSSGIGATSSNNNQAVEPRREFISYCLSLMRAHSNEHGDSLPVLDVSSLKHVAYVLDALVYYMRADTYQSLSATVLLADPLDPEPWVLEQQDENDNEENDEEINTTVPSISQTSSPRFVDMDSGTRGRRHGFFQRSDSTLCLGCPPPDPFKTPMTQAMPLADQPHLLQPNARKEDMFGTPRVPGQDTEPEDLSVRSNMSNMAKNYLEVETELYGLGDESDSSQPISESEMTKRDRDLIIVPTSTLSDTTSPMLKSVIVRAPSGGTPSTSSSSAQVKPNPGVEDNRDLLSSREIIKSLIKGSRLGESVSHDLLLGRWRLTLDLFGRVFMEDVGLEPGSVVSELGGFPVKEAKFRRDMEKLRNQQNRDLTLSKLERDRNQLILMTFKELNNQYNSYHRRTSSSHPCLAVNRVKVTFKDEPGEGSGVARSFYTALAEALLSSEKLPNLESVQVGGRYSQYTVLQRLRNRERTESPRIRHPGPLSPRITSRRSERNDREQRRTLSVDARSFVPNAGSSDANPNSHLTPHQQQLGDRLYPKIVQIRPSLASKITGMLLELSPAQLLTLLASDEALRMRANEAIALLMQTVEMSALNEAAHPLPPADSLLEDVDLFLSLSEQHGSKPPPPAVEKIPEENVAEENLEDNTPLFYCPGKQGFYSPRQGKASYERLNAFRNTGRLIGLCLLQNELCPMYFNRHVLKVILGRPIRFHDLAFFDPVMYESLRQLVLDAESKDKESLFSTLDLNFSIDLSQEEGGGSVELVSCGVDIEVTPQNVYDYVRRYAEFRMFKTQQKAFFALRSGVFDVIPESALDGLTAEDLRLLLNGVGDINVPLLISYTSFNDESGLATSDRQIKFKRWLWSIVDKMTPSERQDLVYFWTGSPALPASEEGFQPMPSVTMRPADDSHLPTANTCISRLYIPLYSSRTILRHKLLIAIKTKHFGFV, encoded by the exons ATGTCGTCGTTACAATTCATCGTCCATCCAGCTCCTGGAACGGATGATCAGCTCAACGACAG ATTTAAAGAAGTTTCTGAACGTTTAAATAGAAGTATTTTGGGAAATACATCATCTTATCCTGTGCTATCAAATATCAAATCTCCAATCAAACAAATTGTAGTTGGACCCTATCATATTGGCTTATTGTTTGAAGATGGACGAGTGGCTCGAATTCCATTTACAGTACTTGCTGAAAGATTGGACTTGTCTAGATCTACTGGAGATGCAAATAAGTTGCCTTCTAAATCCAGTAGTGGAAATAGCggaggtggtggtggtggggGTGGTGGAAACTTAAGTTCTGCCACTCGTCACCTCACTCGACGAGCTCGTATAATGAGATCAGGAACATTCCGTGGAACTTCTag GTCATCTGGTAGTGGTGTGATAATGAGCAGTGGTTCATCAAGTGGACGTCCAGTTATGCCAGCTCAATTTGTACCAGAAGAGCTTGTAGCTCAAGCACAAGTTGTTTTGCAAGGTAAAAgtcgaaatttaataatacgtgAACTTCAGCGAACAAATTTGGACGTGAATTTGGCTGTCAACAACCTCTTATCGCGTGATGACGAAGAAGGAGATGGAGAAATCGAAGAAGTCAATGGACCTGGTGGAGATTCTTATGTTCCTGAAGATTTGATGTCTTTATTGGATGGTGGAGGATTTCATTCAGACCATTCTGTTATTATTGATGCTGATGCAATTTTTTCTGAAGATATGTTTTCATATTCTTCATCTAGAAG GAATGGTGCTAGAAGATTAGGTGAACGTGAACGTGTAAGCAATAGTGCAAATGACAGTACATCTAGTGATCGTAATTCAGGACCCAGTGATCGAGACAGTTTCACTAGATGGAGAGATCGTCATTGTTATGGACAACAACAACATCGTCAAAGACAACAACAGTGGCTTGAAGGAGCACTACGTGATTCTGCATGGGATAAAGATacag actCTAAAAAGAAGGACTCTAACGTTGGACCTTATGAATTTTCCGCAGACTCTAAAAAAAAGGATAGTAACACTGGCAATCCTTTGTGGTTATCGAATGATGCAGAATATTGGCCAGAAccaaatgtcaaatttatacaaattgccGCAATCCATTCAGAATTAATTGCCCTGTCTGCTGAAGGACAACTTTATCAATGGAAATGGGAAGATTCTGATCCATACAAGACTTTAGAT aacaaTGTACATCATCCAAAGACTACTGCTCTTGGTTTAACTAATGAAAAAGTTGTCCTGCTTTCTGGTACTATTATACGAGTTTCTGTAGTAACTGAATCTAATAAAGTAGCTACATGGATGGATGAAAGTCTTACTCATGCTGCTACTGCTTCTAAACTTGAACATCCAGCTCAGCTCTATTCTGAATTTGTTGTTGATCATATAATTTCTATTCACACTTGCCCACTGTATACTCTAGCACGTTTGGAAAGTGGAGCACTTTATTGGTG GGGAGTATTACCATTTAATCAAAGACGTAAAATATGGGATAAATATCGTACTAAAGctagaaaacaaaaaacaaacaatttaaattctgatATTATTGTCGGAAGTCAAGtttgtatgaaaaatagtCCACTTTATCAGCCAGGAGCTATTG gtataactttGTATGGCGGTGAACCTAAAATaggtcaattattaaattctgcCTGGACATATGCTGATGTTTGCagatttcaaattttgacaccACCTCAGATATTTCAGTCTCAAAACATTAATAGTAGTTCCTCTAAATCATGCTCACCTATTGAAAAAAGTAAAGAGACTGCTGATAGAATTGACATGCCACCACCTCCTTCTCCAGCATCAAGTACTTGCAGTGAAACAGGAAGTACTGTTCAAAGTTCAA AGAGAACTAAAAGAGTTACAATGAAAGGTCTTGaagatgataaaaatattgaagaagATTGGCCATTAAAAGATGTTGTATTTGTCGAAGATCAAAAGAGTTTACCTATTG gcCGTGTTGTTCATGTGGACGGTTCGTATGCAGCAGTTAAATTTCCTTGTGTttcaaaagaaattatatCTGGAATATTTCCTAAAGATAAAGAACCAAATACGTCTGTAAATGATGATGTAGTGACAAATATCATAAAGATGTTAGACCAAAATGAAGTTAGATTAATGAAAAAAGATGACCTACag gttTGTAAAGTGGCTGTTGCAAGTAAAGTACCAGATTGTTTTCAGAGAACTCCTAGAAGAATAAATATACCAACTGATAATGGGAATCAAATCCTGACTTTAACTATTGATGGTcaag gtgTACATGCCATTGTAAAAAATGGTTCAAAAatcagttatattaaatttaatgtcacTAGCGGAAAAATAGAGCAAGATAGTCCTTTTCCTGTTGATGCCAGTGCTTTAATAGGACTGAATCCTGATAATATGCAGATAATTTGTACTGCTGaa agcaaagataatatatgtattttacgtGATGGTAATCGAACTATATATCCGCTGGCTAAGGATAGTACTGATTCAATGAGAGAGCCACAGTGGTTAGATTTGGGACCTGTACGTTGTATGGGTATTGGTTCATATACAGTTACTTCTCCTCACGTAAAAGCAGTTGCTGCCATCATAGTATTGGATGTAGAACAACAAATACTCATGTCCCGAATATTAAAACCTAATCTTGAGTCTGTTAAATTGTTGATACAACAGTTATCACTTgaaattg ataatggTGTACTCTTATCACAGATTTTAGCAGAGCGATGTGATGGTAATCGTAATCTTTTACATGCTTGTGTTTCAGTCTGTGCTCCTATTTCAAATAAAGAATCAgaag aaggaGATAATGTATCAAATCAACCAAATACTAATGTCGATACTTTGAATGTAATTCAAAAGGCATTTGGGGTACGATCAACATTGAGTTTACGAGAAATGATGAGACGAGCTTCAGCTGTTGTAAGATCAA GCAACACCAATAATACATCTGAATCTGAACCGATGGAAATGAATGATGAAGCTCCACCACCAGGTACTGTTCCTGAACCAAGTTCATGGCATGAACCGGTTAATGCAACTACTCAGTCAAACCCTGTTTTACCAAATGAAGAAGAAACAATTCAACCTACACCACCAATCAATCCAAATACTGAAAGAAGAAACAATGCATTGGCTATTTTACGACTACTGTGTGAATCATCTGTATTTTCACCTCATCTATTGGACCTATTGACCGCTAA AGATGCTCAAGGATTAACTCCATTTATGTTGGCGGTGACTGTTAGAGCATATCCTGCtgctattattttacttgataCTATCCATCGCGTGGTTTCAAAAGTAGTACTTCCacctaatatatttgaaatgcaAGGCACTTCATCTACCGAACAAGAACATGCcatcaaaaatgtaatgagTGCTTGGAGATCTTCAGTTGCTGGAACAGGATCCAATCCTACTAGTAGTTGTAAAGTACCTCCAGAAATACCACCTCAACCAGTACCTTTGTGTAAGAAGACTCCTAACTATGAATTACCAGCCTATTGGTCATCATCGTTATGTACATTAGCACATTCACCACCACCTCCACCACCTCCACCACCACCTTCACAACAACAGCCAAATGATTTTTCTAAag gaTATTTCCCTCTTCCACCACCTCCGCCaccattatcaatttataagaCACATATTTGGTATACCGAGAGATCACTTTATCGTGAAAGTGATAGtgagaaaattcaaaaagctAAGGAAGTTTTAGCTTCTATGGTTTATCCTACTGGCTCAAATCCAGATTATAGTCCATTGCATGTTATTTGTTGCAATGATACTTGCAGTTTTACTTGGACTGGAGCTGAACATATTAAtcag GATATATTTGAATGTCGTACATGTGGTTTAACTGGATCATTATGCTGCTGTACAGAGTGTGCTCGAGTTTGTCATCGAGGCCatgattgtaaattaaaaagaacatCTCCTACTGCATATTGCGATTGTTGGGAAAAATGTCGCTGTAAAGCTTTAGTGCAAGGTCATCAAGCATCTAGAACACAACTATTAAATAGATTAGTTAATGAAACTGATTTAGTAACCCATTATAATTcaag aggagaaagtatattattatttttggtacaGACGGTTGGCCGGCAATCAAATGAACAACGTCAATATAATAGATCATCCAGACAACGAGCTGCTTCTCGCAAAACACCATCTTCTGatattg aaaTGGATATGCCTGATCATGATTTAGAACCACCCAGATTTAGCCGTAAAGCACTAGAAAGACTACTTAATGATTGGCCTGCAGTAAAAGCTATGATAATGTCAGgagttaaaaatgattctgagtcTAAATTAACAACTGATCaatcatgtttaaaaaatcagtCTGGTACAACATTCCTTGACAAATTCATGCactgtttactttttaaatgtagtAATGAGGGTATGAACGCATTTTTA ATGATTGATGCTGTGGTTACAACAATTCTTAAAGAAATGCATAATCCATTAAGTAATTCAGCTGAAGTTAACTCAATAGCACGTCGTTTTATTAGATCTGTAATACGtgtatttgttgtttataGTGTTGAATTAGCTCCTCAAAATAATAAGCGACGAAT gCTTCACAGTTCATCATCTCCATTTACTCGAGCTAAACGTATTTTCCAgtcaatgataaaattatcagTTGATGAATTATGTGAAACAGCTGAAAGCTTAATTGCACCTGTTCGTCTTGGTGTAGCAAGACCTACTGCTCCATTTACTTTGTCTACTAATTATACTCCAGATATACAA aGTTACgaggaaatattttttgtagagCCTATGGCtccaaataatatgaatatgtcCGATCAAATAGAAGGTACTAATGTTCACAGACAATCCCAAAATGATCAACCTCCAATTGACATAGAATTAGAAGACGAAATGGCagaca ataACGATGGTGAAGGTAGTGATCCTGAAGATGTTATGGGAAGTGTACTTGAAAGTCATGTTCGTTTAGGGCAAAATAGTATTTCTGATTCTAATCAACAAGGTCCAGTTGACCCAGAATCTGATACAGAAGATATGTTAGTTGAAACAGATTCAGATTCTGACCAAAGTAATCAAGATGGCGGTGGTCAAAGAAGTGTCCAGACAGGAGCTACTGCTGGATCAGATACTGACGATGAATCAGGAGAATCTACTCAACAAGAAGATGGGGAAGAATCTGAAGCTGGAGAAACTGATGAATTGGATGCTGAAGAATTTCTTGTGTCTGAAGATCAATTAGAAAGAAGAgc tacaACTTCTGGACAAGGACATAGAACAAATTTAGCACCACAATCTATGCAATGGGCAATTAGAAATCGCGATACTGCCACACGAACAGCaacag ggTTTAGAGTTGCTTCTGGAAATTCCTTAGTGTTCATAGATCCTACATCATTAAGGCGATCTGCTGTAGCTGCAGTTAGTAATAGTACAAATAATTCTGGTAATGGAAGCAATAATGCGGCAGCGGCCGCTGCAGCAGCAGTTGCCTCTGCGGCAGCTGGTCTTAATGATTCAATTACAATGGCTACTACTGCTTCAAGTTTAGCTAGAGCATTTGCAATAGTCATACGACAAATTTCTGATTTATTAGTCTCATCAATGCATGAACCTCCACCAACATTATCAGTACCAACGCGCGTATCAGTTGCAGAAACTTATGATTTAcag ataataattgaaaagtcACTTAAACCTACTTGGGATTGGTTAATGGCAATCATGGATTCAACTGAAGCTCAACTTAGGTTTGGTGCTTCACTTACTCAATCATCTGATCCACAACATCCAAGACATCCTTTACATTCAACAACTACAGCTAATACTACAAATACAATGCCTAGTACATCATCTGGAATTG gtgcaactagtagtaataataatcaggCAGTTGAACCTCGGCGTGAATTCATATCATACTGTTTATCTCTAATGCGTGCTCATAGTAATGAGCATGGAGATTCTTTACCAGTTTTGGACGTTTCTTCTTTAAAACATGTTGCTTATGTTTTGGATGCTTTAGTGTATTATATGAGGGCTGATACCTATCAATCGCTAAGTGCAACTGTTCTTTTAGCAGATCCATTAGATCCTGAACCTTGGGTTTTAGAACAGCAA gatgaaaatgataatgaaGAAAATGATGAAGAAATTAATACTACTGTACCATCAATCAGCCAAACATCTAGTCCAAGATTTGTAGACATGGATTCTGGAACTAGAGGACGACGTCATGGATTTTTCCAACGATCAGATTCTACTCTATGTTTAGGATGTCCCCCACCAGATCCTTTTAAAACACCTATGACTCAAGCTATGCCGTTAGCTGATCAACCGCATTTACTACAACCAAATGCACGTAAAGAAGATATGTTTGGCACTCCAAGAGTTCCAG gacAAGATACTGAACCAGAAGACCTTTCTGTTCGTTCAAATATGAGTAATAtggctaaaaattatttggagGTTGAGACTGAATTGTATGGCCTTGGTGATGAATCAGACTCTTCACAACCAATTTCTGAat CTGAAATGACTAAAAGAGATCGAGACTTAATAATTGTACCAACAAGTACTTTGTCTGATACTACATCACCTATGCTTAAAAGTGTAATTGTTAGAGCTCCTTCTGGTGGAACTCCATCTACTTCt tcaaGTTCAGCACAAGTAAAACCAAATCCTGGTGTGGAAGATAATCGTGATTTATTATCATCTCGTGagattattaaatcattgattaa gggAAGTCGTTTAGGAGAGAGTGTATCCCATGACTTATTATTAGGTCGCTGGCGTTTGACATTGGACCTTTTTGGTCGTGTGTTTATGGAAGATGTAGGTTTGGAACCGGGGTCTGTTGTATCTGAACTTGGGGGTTTCCCAGTTAAAGAAGCAAAGTTCCGTAGAGATATGGAAAAGTTGAGAAATCAACAAAATCGAGATCTAACATTATCGaaa TTGGAACGTGATCGTAATCAATTGATTCTCATGACCTTTAAAGAATTAAACAATCAGTATAATTCTTATCACCGTAGAACATCTAGTAGTCATCCCTGTTTAGCAGTTAATAGAGTAAAAGTAACATTTAAGGATGAACCCGGAGAAGGATCTGGCGTTGCTAGATCATTCTATACTGCTTTAGCtgag GCTCTTCTATCAAGTGAAAAATTGCCAAACCTTGAATCAGTCCAAGTTGGTGGTAGATACTCACAATACACTGTTCTTCAACGTTTAAGAAATCGTGAACGTACTGAATCTCCCCGAATCCGTCATCCTGGTCCTTTATCACCACGAATAACATCAAGACGGTCTGAGCGTAATGATCGTGAACAACGTCGTACACTCTCTGTTGATGCACGTTCATTTGTTCCTAATGCTGGATCATCTGATGCTAATCCTAATTCTCATTTAACTCCTCACCAACAACAACTTGGTGATCGCCTGTATCCAaag attGTTCAAATTAGACCAAGTCTAGCCAGCAAAATTACAGGAATGCTTTTAGAGTTATCACCTGCTCAATTACTAACATTATTAGCATCTGATGAAGCTTTGAGAATGCGTGCTAATGAAGCTATTGCGTTGCTAATGCAAACTGTTGAAATGTCAGCACTTAATGAGGCAGCTCATCCATTACCGCCTGCCGATAGTCTTCTTG AAGATGTCGATTTGTTCCTAAGTCTTTCCGAACAACATGGTTCTAAACCTCCTCCACCAGCAGTAGAAAAAATTCCAGAAGAAAATGTAGCTGAAGAAAATTTGGAAGATAACacaccattattttattgcccTGGTAAACAAGGATTTTACTCACCACGTCAAGGAAAAGCTTCTTACGAACGTCTGAATGCCTTCAGAAATACTGGAAG ATTGATTGGATTATGTCTTTTACAAAATGAATTATGCCCAATGTATTTTAATCGCCACGTTCTCAAAGTGATACTTGGAAGACCTATAAGATTCCATGATTTAGCGTTTTTTGATCCAGTTATGTATGAAAGTCTCAGACAACTTGTTTTAGATGCTGAATCAAAAGATAAAGAATCATTATTCTCAACTTTGGATTTAAACttcag cattGATCTAAGCCAAGAAGAAGGTGGTGGAAGTGTAGAATTGGTTAGTTGTGGTGTTGATATTGAAGTGACGCCccaaaatgtttatgattatGTAAGAAGATATGCTGAGTTTAGAATGTTTAAAACTCAACAAAAAGCTTTCttt GCATTGAGATCTGGA